The stretch of DNA GAATGGCGCCGCCATAAAAGCCGGCACCCGGCCATCGGGCCACCGCGCGCGCGTGCGCCTGCAGCCAGTCCCGATCCACCAGCACATCGTCATCGGTCCAGACAATCACATCTCCGCGCGCCTCGCGCACTGCGGTGTTGCGCGCATTGGCCACGCCACGTTCGGGCTCGGTCACGATGCGGATGGGCAGCATCGACGCGGCGGCCTGCACAACGCGTGCGGTGTCGTCACTGCTGCCGTTGTCCACGACCAGGACTTCAAGATCGAGACCCGAACGGTCTGCAGCCGCTAATGTCTGGAGCATTCGCTCCAGGGAGGCGCAACGGTTCCAGGTGCAGACGGCAACAGTAAACAGCATGGGAATCAGCGGATGCCGGCCGCGCGAAGGCGCCGGCGGCGCAGCCATCGAGCGTGCCCTTGACGAGTGTAGGTCAGCACTCCGATACCACCCCACGGACCCCAGCCTCGGTCCCCGCCATCGCTGACGAAGTCGAGGGTGGCGAAGTGCGGCGCCAGTTCCTTCCAGAGTCGATGGACACCCACTTCGGGCATCTGCGTGTGACGGATGATGTCGTGACACACAACCAGCCCGCCCTCGCGGACAAGGGGCGCATACCAGTGAAAATCCTGGCTCACACCGCCGTAACGGTGGTCGCCGTCAATAAACAACAGGTCCACCGGACGGTCGCCGAGCGCTGACTGAAGCGCCATTTTGGTGGATTCAAGATGGGAATCGCCCTGGAGGAAGCGGACAGACTGCTGCGCGCCCGGGTCGACGGCAGCAGCTACTCCGTCCGCGGCTTGCCGCAGGTCAATGCCCACGACCAGGGCATCCGCAGTGGCGAGGCGGCACCACAGCCAGAGGGTGCCTCCGCCAAGCGTGCCAATCTCAACAACCGTGTGAGGACGGGCGGCCTGGAGCAGAGAGACGAGCGGGGCCAGCTCATCGGCCTTCTGGAAGGCGCCGCGGCGGACGGCCGATTCAGCCAGATTGACACCCATCGGGAACGAGTCCTAGACTCTCTCGCATGAGCATCCAGGTTGCAAAGGAATTTCTGGTCAAGATTGCCACTGATGCGAAGGCAGCCGAAGAGGCGCAGGCGGCGCACGAGGAATCGCTGGTGGGCCTCGGCAAACGCATGGGCTTCGCGTTCAACGCAGCCGACCTTCGCGAGGCCATGACGGCGATCGATGAACTTGATGAACTCAGCGAGAGCGCGCTGGAAGGGGTGGCCGGTGGGCGCGGGCTGCCCACGAGTGGCGGGATCAAGCTCGGGATTCCGAAGATCTCTGGGTGGCGCGACGATAGCCTACTCTGGTAACCGGCACGAGGCGACGACCACCTCGGCCAGTCGACCTGCAAGCTGGCGCATCTCGAATCGCTCCAGCCAGGACGACTGGACGTTCGTCATCAGTTGACCGCGCTTCCACCTCGACCAGAGGTCCACAATGGCCATGGCGACGCCTTGGCAGTCAGTCGTCGCGATGCTGTGAGTCACGCCCGCTTCCCGCAGCAGGCGATCATTGGCTCCTCCGGGTGTGACCACCGCTAATATCGGCCGGCCTGCAGCCAGATATTCGTAGACCTTCCCCGAGACACAATCACTCTGGTCGTCACGGGTCTGCAACAGCAGCAAAACGTCGGCCTCCCGCATGCGTCGTCGGCTGTGGGCGACTGGCACTGTCGGCGTGGCGGTGACCCACGCATCCAGATCCAGGCTGGCGGCCGCCTCCCGCGCGCTCTCACAGCGGCCCACAAACTCCACGTGGATCGACGCCGCAACCTCAGGATGTGTGTCTACAACCAGCCTCAATGCCTGCAGAAATGCGTCGGGTGGACGATGGGCGTACAGGCTGCCGACAAACGCGATGGCCATCCGGCTGCGCGAGACCACAGGCCCCGGTGGCGCGATGGGCGCCGCTCGGTCGAAGCCGCTCGGAATGGTCAGGAAGCGCGTCGACAGATCGGGGTACAGCTCGGCCATGCGTTCGCGCGTCATATCGCTCGCAAACACCACCCGCGCGGCCTGCCCAAGTACGCGACACTCCCACCACAGTCCGGCCTGTCGCGCAGCCTCGTTCTCCCACGCCGCCAGGGCGCCATAGGTCAGGGGATCCCGATAGTCCAGAATGAGTGGCACGCCACTGATGCGGCTCGCCTCTGCCGCAATCTTGATCCAGGCGAATGGTGGCGCCGTCGCCCAGATCGCCGCAGCATCAGTCCGCTCGACCAGGTCGAGGCAGGCACCGAGCAAGGCCCACCCGGCATCAGAGAGGTCCGGCGTCTCTGATGCCCGTCGAAGGCGGCGCGTTATCGTTCGATGCTCGCGCGGCGCGAGTGGCAGCCGCAGGCGCCGTTGGCTCGAAGCCTCGTACCGCGACCAGGCGTCACTGGCTGGCCGATGCACTTCGATGCCCGACGCCACTGGGTCGAACTGCGCAGGATCGTTGAGATATCCAAACAGCGTCGGCGACGTGAGTACGGTCGGGTTGAGACCGAACTGCGGGAGGTAGGAAGCAAAGCCCACCGATCGCGCGCAACCGGGCGCCACCATCGGCGGAAAGTAACAGGCCATCATGAGGATCGGCCGATTGGGGCACGGCGCCGCCGGGGTCATATCGGGAGTGGCGAGGGACGCTTGCGGTAGATCTGGTTTTCGGAAATCTCCAGGTATGACGGATCCCGCTTGACCAGCAAATCAACCACCCACTTCACTTGCGGCGTGTGCATCTGCTCGTCGGTGTAGAGCTCTCGAACAATCGGGGTTCGATTCGGGTTGACGGTCGGGGAAGCGGCAATCGTCCAGTCGTAGTCGTCGAACACGACGTACCCACCAGGCTGAAGCAGCCGATCAATCAGGAGGAATGCGAGGGCATCATGCACCCAGGTGTGGGCGCCGTCGAGATAGACGAAGTCGAACAAGGGACGATCGTGTTCGCGCAACAGCTTCGCGAGAGGCCAGTTGTACGAATCGAGCCGGCGGCTGGAGCAACCACAGGCGATGACGTTTGAATAGCCGCGCTCGCGGAGTTGGGCGGCAACGGTGTCCACCTTCTCCTGGAAATCGAAGAGGTACAGGACGCCGTCGCCATCGAGCGTCTGCGCGACGCCGAGCGACGTGCGTCCTGTCCCAATGCCGATCTCCGCAATCGTGCGGCACTGTGTGGCAGCCACGAGGGCCGCCACATCAACCTGTCCCACCTATTTCGACAGCTTGAAATGCACGCCCGCGCTGACGACGGCGTTGTTCGCCGAGTCGTGCAACACGGTGTAAACGAACTGCGCAAACGCCTGCATGCGCCCGCTCGACTTGACCGTGGCGCCGACGATGTAGTTGAACCCGAGCGCGGATTCGTTGTCGAAGACGTTGCCGTCGTAGCTGATGCGTTCAAACGCGAGGCCGGTGCCCACATAGGGTTCGATGCGCGACGTACTGGCCACTTCCAGGCGCTTGATCACGTTGAAGTCCATCTGGAACCGCGTCGTCAGGTCGCGGACGAAGTAGGTAAAACGCGGATTGAGCTCCATGTTCTGGGTGCCGACGGCGCCGCGGGCGTCCGCGCCAATGACCAGGAACTCATCCCAGCTGCTTTCGTGTTCGCCGCCGATGAACGGACCCACCCGCCACTGTGCCGAGGCAGGAGCGGCAGATACCAACAGGGCCGCCACGGTCACACATCCAACGGCAAGCACCCGCACTGTCAATTTTCGTAGACCTTCGGAACGCATCTTTCCCTCCTTCGGGAATCCAGAGTCAACACTCGAAACACATGGGCTACATCATCTATCGGCCGATCGAGCTTCCACGTGATGGCAAGCTCCTCGACGCCCGACAGCACCAGCACGGCCACACTGATTTGTAGTGGAAAAAGTGTATCAAACCTGAGCCACGCGGCCAGGGCCGGCGGACAGAGCACCAGGGACGCGCGGGCCAGGCGTGTGTGATACGACGTGAGGCGTCCGAATTTGAACCACCCCGCGGCCATCGGGCCGGCGTAGGCACACACGGCTGCTGCCAGTAGTGGCCATTGGGCGACCAGATGCTGTGGGAAGAGCACCGCCACTCCCACCAGGCCTGCGGAATTGAACGCCAGGTCCGCCCGCGAATCGAGGCGGGCGCCGCGCGGCGACGCGGTCTTCAGCTGGCGCGACAGTGGACCATCGAGGGCGTCGGTGAGAAGCCCGAACGCCATGAGCCGCGCGAACCATGCCGTCTCACCCACCCACGCCGCCAGCAACGCCACCGGCGCCGCCGCCATGCGGCTGATGGTGATGGCGTTCACAAGTCTCTCCCGCCGAGTCGTGCCGATCATGGCCGGGTCCGCAACGCGCTCCGGAACCGCTCGCGATTCACCACCTGCTCACACGTCCACAACTCGCCGAGCCCCTGCAGTTCGGTGAGCAGGTCCGGGTACCAATCGATCCATTGCCGGGCGTAGCAGTCGTGCAGGCTGATGACGAGAATGTCGCGCTTCGCAATCTCGTCGCGCAGCCGCGCCATCCACTGCGCGCGCGTGAGTGCGCCGGTGTGCAGCGGCCAGTCATCGAGGTGCACGGGAATCTTCACAATGCCATTTTCGATCCTCGGCTCCTGGAACCTGAAACTGCTCGCCGACGAAAGGAGCCACTCAAAATTCCAGTAGGCCAGGGTGTAGTCCGAGAGATCGGCGGTAATCTTCGACTGCGGCGGCCGATAACCTTTCACCTGAAGGTCCACCTCGCGGGTGCGTGCCAGTTGCGTGGGGTCGCCAACCTTGTGGTCGTACGAATGAAAGGCCAGCGCATGGCCGTCGGCCGCCACAGCGGCCGCCGTGTCGCGAAACAGCAGGCCCAGCACCTGATAGGTGGTGCGCACATCGTGCGCGCGCTCCACGGCGAGCATGCGGTGGAACGCCTCGCGGCACTCGCTCTCGGTCACTTTGGTATCGACGTTCGACTCGATGTCGTGACAGATGCAGATCACCTTGCGACCGGTTGCAGGCGTGTCGGGCATGGCCGCATGGTTGAGCCGCGCGATCCGGTCGTGGTTGTCCTTCAGAGCCACAACCCAGTATTCGGCACGGTCGATGGCCACCCTGCGGCAGGAATAGTGTTCACCAACCGAGTCATAGATCTGGGTGAACAGTCCCGGATCGATGCGCTTCTTGGTTGCGCCGATGATGTGGTCAGCGGTTGGGGAATGGACGATGTCGAGACCGTGGTCGGCGGCAAAATCCAGGATGGCGTTGAAGAGGATCCGGTACCAGTAGCGAAAGCGCGTGTCGAGCCTGGCGCTGGCGGCCCGCTTCAGGCTGGGGCTGCGATAGATCTGCTGGCAGAGGTCCGACTGCAGATAGGTGACCACGCCGGTGCGGCCTTCGACAAAAAGGCCCGCTGCGGCGATAAGGCCCTTTCTTCCAAACTGCTGGCCGTGCCAGTTGACCGCCGGGTCCGTGAATAACGCGTCGGGAAAGCCGCCCAGCCAGTTGGAATACACGTTGAGCTGGATGTGCTGGCCTGAGGCGATCCGCCGGCGTGAGACGCCCCGCTTCTCAAGACACAGGTGTGTATCGGCATAGGGCTTGGGCAGGGCGATCACGTCGTGCGGGAAGTACTCACGCGCCCGGAAGCCGCGCTCGGTAAATTGCGCGCGCTCGGCCGCCACCTTCATTTAAGACCTCGGCGCCTCCGGGCGTCGCCGGCGGCAATCTCGGCCTGAGCCGCATGCACCGGGCGTCCGTACCAGGGCAGGTGAATGGCAAGGACGCGCGCTTTCTCATCGCCTCGAAGCCCGTGTTTCTCCAGAATCCGCTCCAACGTGCGTTTCGCCTGGTCCCGGTCACGAAGTGTCAGGCGCTCGCCGTCGTGATCGCGGTAGTTGTAGAGGCTCGCCGGGACAATGGCCACCGTGGCACCGCGCTCCAGCATCGTCCAGATCAGATCGAAGTCGTCGATACCGGGGTAGTCGCCGAGCGATTCGTCCAGGCCGCCGGCCTCCACGATGGCCGTCTTTCGGAACAGGAAGAAATGTTTCAGGTAACGGGCTCGTTCTTCAAGGGTGGTTCGCTTCTGAAACGTCTCGAGACTCGGAGGC from Acidobacteriota bacterium encodes:
- a CDS encoding class I SAM-dependent methyltransferase, whose amino-acid sequence is MGVNLAESAVRRGAFQKADELAPLVSLLQAARPHTVVEIGTLGGGTLWLWCRLATADALVVGIDLRQAADGVAAAVDPGAQQSVRFLQGDSHLESTKMALQSALGDRPVDLLFIDGDHRYGGVSQDFHWYAPLVREGGLVVCHDIIRHTQMPEVGVHRLWKELAPHFATLDFVSDGGDRGWGPWGGIGVLTYTRQGHARWLRRRRLRAAGIR
- a CDS encoding Nif11-like leader peptide family RiPP precursor → MSIQVAKEFLVKIATDAKAAEEAQAAHEESLVGLGKRMGFAFNAADLREAMTAIDELDELSESALEGVAGGRGLPTSGGIKLGIPKISGWRDDSLLW
- a CDS encoding glycosyltransferase, which translates into the protein MSSQRFGATIVVPLLDQVDSWLEQSVRSALAQTAPCEVIVVYSTRARESNTRLLASLAAEHPGLRIEPEPVQGGFAAAINHGIQLASADRVGLLLSDDWLDPRAVERCLPHQVDIVSTGLTVFLADGRTPAMAPGAPPSLETFQKRTTLEERARYLKHFFLFRKTAIVEAGGLDESLGDYPGIDDFDLIWTMLERGATVAIVPASLYNYRDHDGERLTLRDRDQAKRTLERILEKHGLRGDEKARVLAIHLPWYGRPVHAAQAEIAAGDARRRRGLK
- a CDS encoding glycosyltransferase translates to MTPAAPCPNRPILMMACYFPPMVAPGCARSVGFASYLPQFGLNPTVLTSPTLFGYLNDPAQFDPVASGIEVHRPASDAWSRYEASSQRRLRLPLAPREHRTITRRLRRASETPDLSDAGWALLGACLDLVERTDAAAIWATAPPFAWIKIAAEASRISGVPLILDYRDPLTYGALAAWENEAARQAGLWWECRVLGQAARVVFASDMTRERMAELYPDLSTRFLTIPSGFDRAAPIAPPGPVVSRSRMAIAFVGSLYAHRPPDAFLQALRLVVDTHPEVAASIHVEFVGRCESAREAAASLDLDAWVTATPTVPVAHSRRRMREADVLLLLQTRDDQSDCVSGKVYEYLAAGRPILAVVTPGGANDRLLREAGVTHSIATTDCQGVAMAIVDLWSRWKRGQLMTNVQSSWLERFEMRQLAGRLAEVVVASCRLPE
- a CDS encoding CDP-alcohol phosphatidyltransferase family protein produces the protein MNAITISRMAAAPVALLAAWVGETAWFARLMAFGLLTDALDGPLSRQLKTASPRGARLDSRADLAFNSAGLVGVAVLFPQHLVAQWPLLAAAVCAYAGPMAAGWFKFGRLTSYHTRLARASLVLCPPALAAWLRFDTLFPLQISVAVLVLSGVEELAITWKLDRPIDDVAHVFRVLTLDSRRRERCVPKVYEN
- a CDS encoding class I SAM-dependent methyltransferase, whose translation is MGQVDVAALVAATQCRTIAEIGIGTGRTSLGVAQTLDGDGVLYLFDFQEKVDTVAAQLRERGYSNVIACGCSSRRLDSYNWPLAKLLREHDRPLFDFVYLDGAHTWVHDALAFLLIDRLLQPGGYVVFDDYDWTIAASPTVNPNRTPIVRELYTDEQMHTPQVKWVVDLLVKRDPSYLEISENQIYRKRPSPLPI